A region of the Legionella sp. PATHC035 genome:
ATTATGTCGGGTGTCCCCATTAAACTCTTAGGTCACAATACAATTAATCTGATTACCGCGGTAGTCATCCTTGTTTTATTTGCCTTATTTTTAATTAATCAGACACTAACGTTGTTTAGTGTCATGGCAGGGCTCGCATTTTTACTGGGGGTATTACTCATTATCCCTATTGGTGGTGCAGACATGCCCGTCGTCATTTCTATGCTTAACTCTTACTCAGGATGGGCAGCCGCAGGTATTGGATTTACACTAAGCAACCATTTGCTTGTCATTACTGGAGCTTTGGTCGGTGCAAGCGGAGCCATTCTGAGCTATATCATGTGTGTTGGCATGAACCGATCCATTTTTAATGTCATTTTTGGAGGTATCCAGTCATCAGGGAGTCACTCACAAGCAAATGCAACAAATGAATCACGAACAGTACGTCAAGGTAATGGCGAAGATGCAGCATTTCTATTAAGCAATGCTAAAGATGTAATTATTGTTCCTGGATATGGTATGGCCGTAGCGCATGCGCAACATGCAGTTAAAGAATTAGTTGATGCCTTAGAACGTCGCAATATCAGAGTCCGCTTTGCAATCCACCCAGTTGCTGGTCGTATGCCTGGACATATGAATGTGTTACTTGCTGAAGCCAATATTCCTTATGATAGAGTATTTGAACAAAGTGAAATTAACCGTGATTTTACAAGTTGTGATGTAGCATATGTTATTGGGGCAAATGACATCACTAATCCGGCAGCAAAAACAGATCCGGGCTCGCCAATTTATGGCATGCCAGTCTTGGAAGTGGAGAAAGCTAGAAACGTATTATTTGTCAAAAGAAGTTTGGCCCCAGGCTATGCCGGTGTCGAAAACGATTTATTTTATCATGATAATACGTACATGCTTTTTGGAGATGCTAAAGCGATGACTGAGTCGATTGCTAAGGCTTTGGAAGCATTATAAAAAAGCCCACAAAATCTTCTGCACATCGCCTGAAAAGCCCCGAGAAATCCTCAAAAATTACAATCAATTTTCCTACGTACCGCGCTTGATGCGCGGTATCCATGAGACTTTGTAGCGCTTTTAGAATTTTTATCCTTTATGGAGCTATGGATACTACGTAGGTATTTTTGAAAAAAATTTTAGCAGTTAGTTGTCAATAATTTATCCAACGTTTGCCATGCATAGAAAATACGGGTATCTTAGGTCGTTTACAATTATGGAGTTATATAATGCTACAAAAATTTGGACTTGGCTTACTGTGTGTCGCCGCGTCTTTAAGTACAAACGTGAATGCAGTGGAAAGTTTGCCGGCTAAGACTATGGGAGCCACAATTGAATACATATTGCAAAGCAATGTTCCCGAACCAGTGGCTAATTTTTTTATGTGGACGATAGAAGCTGAATGTAAAATTGTGTCTGAAGATCCAAGTAATGATATTTTATTTGTAGCTCTAGCAAAAAAAGGAAAAGTCAATAACATGGATTTAATTGCGGGACAATCTTTACGGATTACTGTTCACCCGAATGACATTGTGAAATTAAGCGCAGACTCAGGTGCACGAGTTGATATCACTAATTTTGGGCCACACACAGTTAAAGCAATTTGTACAGCTTAATGAAATTTTTAATTCTAATATAGCGTCGCAACGCTCGGGATGGCGAGGGAAGCGCCCTTCCCTAATGTTCCCGAGTTGCATGAAATTTAATTTTAGGATACCGCTCTTCAGCCATTGTTAAATTAACACGGGTTGGAGCAAGATACATCAATGCATCGCTTCCGTCCAAAGCCAAATAATCATGCGCTTTTGTTCGGAATTCACTCATTGCTTTATCATCATCAGAGTAAACCCAGCGAGCGCAGGCTACATTCACATTTTCATAAATACAATCCACTTTATATTCATGTTTTAAACGATGCGCTACTACGTCAAATTGCAACACCCCCACTGCTCCCAGAATTAACTGATTACTATTTAATGGTCGAAATACTTGGGTTGCACCCTCTTCCGATAACTCGATTAAACCTTTTAATAAAGCCTTACTCTTTAAAGGGTCTTTTAAACGCACTAACCGAAACAATTCAGGTGCAAAATTGGGAATACCAGTAAATTTGAGTTGCTCCCCTTGAGTAAAGGTATCACCTATTCGAATTGTTCCATGATTATGCAGACCAATAATATCGCCAGGCAAAGCAACTTCTGTGTGTGAACGATCACCTGCCATAAAAGTTAAAGCATTAGCAATTTGGACTTCTTTGCCAATACGCAGGTGATTGATTTTCATTCCTTTTCGATAAGCTCCAGAGCAAATTCGTAAAAAAGCAATCCTATCCCGATGTTTTGGATCCATATTAGCCTGGATTTTAAACACAAATCCGGTAAAAGCATCTTCATTAGCAGATACAATACGCTCTTGGGCTGTCCGAGGTTGTGGACCTGGAGCATAACGTACGTAGTCATCCAACAACTCTTTGATACCAAAATTATTAATTGCAGAACCAAAATAAACGGGTGTCATTTTACCCGCTAAATAATCCTCTAAATTGAATTCATGTGAAGCCCCCTTCACTAAATCAATTTCCTCACGTAATTCTTGGGCGCTTTCCCCCAAGAGCTCATCCAGTTGAGGGTTGTCCAAACCCTTAATTTGCATTGCCTCTTGCTTTTGGGCGTTTTTACCGGGTTGATAGAGATAAACAATGTCTTCATATCGATGATAGATGCCTTTAAAACGTTTTCCCATACCTACAGGCCAGGTCACTGGTGCACATTGAATACCTAACACAGATTCAACTTCATCCAACAAATCAATAGGATCACGACCCTCGCGGTCCAATTTATTAATAAAGGTCATAATTGGTGTATCACGCAAACGACATACTTCCATTAATTTAACCGTTCGCTCCTCGACCCCTTTAGCTACGTCAATAACCATAAGCGCTGAATCTACTGCGGTCAGAGTACGGTAAGTATCTTCAGAAAAGTCCTCATGCCCAGGGGTATCTAACAAGTTCATCACATGCTGATTGTGTACAAACTGCATCACTGAGGTAGTGATTGAAATACCACGCTCTTTTTCCATCTCCATCCAATCTGAGGTCGCATGCCGATCGGCTTTACGTCCTTTTACAGTTCCTGCCAATTGAATTGCACCTCCGAACAACAGTAATTTCTCGGTTACTGTTGTTTTACCTGCATCAGGGTGAGAGATAATTGCAAAGGTTCGTCGTGTATTAAAATCCTGATAAAAATCGGACATGAAGTTCTCTAAATCAATATAATGTTAATGTATGTAGTGAATTTTAAGACATTCCTGAACAAATACAAGACGAAGCCGTTGTTTCTTGGTAAACACCGCTCGAAAAAGGGAGATTACCCTCATAAAACGGGATTTGAATAGTCTTTAGCTCATAAAAACGCTATGATTAAAGAGGATTATGAAATCGGTGAACTGTATGTCTACTTACACTCATCAATGCAGCACACAGTTACATCATCCCGAGCGCTGTGCTCTGAATGTCGGGACTATAGCCACCTAAGATCACTCAATAAAATGTATAGGAGATAAGTGTTCATTATGAAACGTTGCCCTTGGGTTGGTACTGGCAAACCTTATTATGAAGAGTATCATGATAAGGAATGGGGTGTTCCCGTACACGATGATCAAAAACACTTTGAAATGCTTATTCTTGAAGGAGCACAAGCAGGTTTGAGCTGGGAAACAATACTCAAACGGCGGGAAGCCTACCGAACAGCATTCAAACAGTTTGACCCTCATGCTGTAGCAAATATGAGTGACGAGGAATTAAATAGCTTAATCAACGATTCGGGGATTATTCGCAATCGTCTTAAAATTTTTTCGGCGCGCAAAAATGCGATCGTGTTTCTCAAGATCGTCCAAGAATTTAGAGCTTTTGACAACTATATTTGGCAATTTGTGAATGGAAGTCCGAAAATAAATTACCCTAAAACACTACAAGAAGTCCCTGCCCGTACAGCTGAATCCGACGCGTTATCCAAAGATTTGAAAAAAAGAGGAATGAGTTTTGTCGGTTCAACGATTATGTATGCCCACATGCAAGCAGTAGGTCTGGTGGATGATCATCTTGTCGATTGTTTTTGCAAAAATCGAAACCATGGTTCATAAAATCTGTTATTTTAAGCCTAAATGAAGGGGGGAATCCCGGGTTTCAATGCTTTTTGAGCGAGCAATTTCAAGATTTAACCAGTAAGGATTCAGTAGTGACTGTAACCCCTCGGCCTGAAGAGAGACCAAAGCGCCTCCTCGAAGGCACTGCGCCAGAACTTCGAGACAGCGCAGCGGCTCTTCACCACGGACTCAAAAGAATTTTCAAATATGCCTCAGCGCTTGGTTTCACCCAGATTAAGATGCAATTTTTTTCAAAATTTCCTCAATAGGTAAACCCATGACATTATAATAAGAACCTTTTATTTCTTTAACAAACGTGTCATAAACATTTTGAATACCGTACCCTCCCGCTTTATCAAAAGGATCTCCTGAATCAACATAATTTTGAATTTGTTGCTCTGTAAGCGAGTGGAATGTAATGCGGGTTGTTACGCAATCAACCCACCACTTTTGTTCGGGTAGAAAAATTAATGCATAACCGGTATAGACCTCATGGGAGCTGCCGCTGAGCATACGCAGCATTCTATAAGCATCTTCAGGATCACGAGGCTTTTCTAAAATATGGTTCTGATAAGCCACCGTAGTATCGGCCGCCAGAATAAAATCTGCTGCACCTACTTCAACCTGAGACAAAATAGTTTGCGCTTTTTCTCTGGCCAGTCGAGTTACATATATTTTAGCTTCCTCATCTTTTTGCAGAACTTCTTCAATATTGGCAGGCATAACAACAGCAGCCAATCCGTGCTCTTGCAATATTTGCAATCGTCTTGGAGAGGCGCTGGCTAAGATGAGTTTTAATGGATGCTTAGGATTCATGAGTTTTTGTTTCTAAAAATAGGATTAGATGAATTATCAATCCCTATTTAATTCCATGCAAGATTGACGCGTGATACTTTAAATGATCTTCGATAAAACTAGCGATAAAATAATAGCTGTGATCATAATGCTCATGCATTCTTAGTTTTAGTTCGACTCCAGCCTTCAAGCACGCTGCCTGAAATAATTCGGGTTTGAGTTGCTCCTTTAAATAAGGATCCTGTGAACCCTGATCTAGGAGAATGGCTTGATGTGGCCATCCTTTCGCTAAGATGAGTTCGCAAGCATCATATTCTTTCCACTGCTCTTTATCGTCTCCCAGATATCCTGTGAATGCTTTTTGACCCCATGGACATTGTGATGGGGCACAAATAGGTGCGAATGCCGAAACCGAACGATACTGCTTGGGATAAGTTAATGCCAAAATAAGCGCACCATGCCCTCCCATTGAATGGCCAAAGATACCACATGCTTGATGATCAAGCGGGAAATGGTATTGCAGTAGATGGGGTAATTCTTCATGGACATAAGTGAACATTTTATAATATTTTGACCAGGGAGATTGTGTGGCATCCACATAAAATCCGGCACCCATACCAAAATCATAACTCTCCTGATCGCCCGGCAAATTATCTCCGCGAGGACTTGTATCCGGAACAACTAATGCTAAACCTAATTGGGCAGCAATCCGTTGCGCCCCCGCTTTCGTAATAAAATTTTGCTCCGTACAGGTTAGTCCGGAAAGCCAATACACTACGGGTACGCTTTGTTTCCGTGCCTGAGGTGGTAAAAAAAGGCCAAAACGCATAGTGCAATCGGTTGAATCGGCTTGATGGGCATAAACCCGCTGAATACCCTCAAAACAGTAATGTTCCTCAATGAGTTCAATAGCCATTTAATTTACTCCCTGAAACAGGATTTTAAAAAGTGAGCACTGTGCGGATTGATTGACCAATTTGCATTAAATCAAATGCTTGATTAATCTGCTCGACCGGGAGAACTTGGGTAATTAAATCATCTACATTGATCTTACCATCCATGTACCAATCAACAATTTTAGGTACATCAGTACGTCCACGTGCACCACCAAATGCAGATCCCTTCCATACTCTGCCCGTGATCAACTGGAAAGGTCTAGTAGAAATCTCTTGACCCGCTCCTGCAACCCCAACCACAGTGCAAACGCCCCACCCTTTATGGCAACACTCCAATGCCTGGCGCATCAGTTTTACATTCCCGACGCACTCAAAACTGTAATCAGCGCCCCCTTTAGTCAGCTCAACAAGATAGGCAACCAGATCGTCGCTGATTTCCGAAGGATTCACAAAATCGGTCATTCCCATTTTTTCTGCCAAAACCCTTCGTTGAGGATTAATGTCCACCCCGACAATCTGTTCGGCTCCTACCATACGAGCACCCTGGATCACATTAAGCCCGATACCTCCTAAACCAAAAACAACAACTCGAGAACCTGGCGTCACTTTTGCAGTATAAATCACAGCCCCCAGACCTGTAGTTACGCCACAGCCGATGTAACAGACCTTGTCAAAAGGAGCATCTTTACGAATTGCCGCAACAGCAATTTCAGGCAATACAATATAATTAGCAAACGTTGATGTCCCCATGTAATGGAATATTTTTTTTCCATTAAGGCTGAAACGACTTGTTCCATCAGGCATCACCCCTTGACCTTGCGTTGTTCGAATGGCCTGACACAGGTTAGTTTTTTGGGAAAGACAGTATTCACATTGACGGCATTCAGGGGTATATAAGGGGATCACATGATCGCCTGGCTTCACGGAAGTCACTCCCTCGCCGACATCCACAATAATACCGGCACCCTCATGCCCTAAAATGACTGGGAAAAGACCTTCAGGATCATGACCAGATAAAGTAAATGCATCGGTATGGCAAACACCTGTAGCCTTAATTTCAACAAGCACCTCGCCCTTTTTGGGGCCTTCCAATTCAACCGTTTCAATCACTAATGGCTTCCCAGCCTCATAAGCTACTGCTGCCTTTACTTGCATCAAACCTCCGGTAATGAAAAAAACATCAACTAAAGCAATCCCTTCATTAAATTGAAAAAAGATCGATTTAAATAAGATAATGTAAATGCAGATGTTCGCTTTAGCAATGAAAAGTGTCGCTTTACTACAACTTATCAATTCGCATTTTTTTCTGTTTAGTATTATTTTATACTTAGAGACTAAAGTAACGCTAAAAAGCTTAAATAAATCTCAATTCATAGGGTACTGGAGTATGATCATTCATAGCGAATTTAAGCCTGCTTGGTGGTTAACCAATGCGCATGGACAAACCCTGTATCGAACATTAACTCATCGCATGAATGCCTTTGTTGACTCCTATGAGCGGCTTGAATTGCCTGATGGCGATTTTATTGATTTAGCCTGGAAAGTGAATGGATTAAACGAGGATGCTCCATTGATAATTTTGTTGCATGGATTGGGAGGCAATGAGAATTCAGCTTATGTTTCAACCTTATTCAACGCATTCAATCAATCAGGTTATCGAGCGGTTTTGATGAACTTTCGTGGTGCAAGTGGCGAACCAAACCGTTTACCCCGTTTTTATCATGGTGGCGATACTGCAGATTTGGCTTTTTTGCTCCAAGTAATAAAACGGAGAGAGCCCACAACAAAAAAAGGGGTAGTGGGTATTTCTTTAGGTGGCAATGTGCTCCTTAAATGGTTAGGGGAAACAGGGGCTCAATCTCTAATTGATGTTGCTGTTGCAGTTTCTGTACCGTTTCAATCGCAAAACGTGGTTGAAAGAATAAATAAAGGATTCTCTCGTGTGTATCAGAACCATTTATTAAAAAAATTGCGTCGGGTTTTCCTCCAAAAATTGGATGTTGTTAATGACCAATTGCCGCTGTCTCAACAAAAACTTTATTCAATAAAAACTCTCTATGAATTTGATGAACAAATAACTGCTCCATTACACGGATTTGCTAGCGCAAGTGACTATTATCTAAAATCCAGTTCGCGGCAGTATCTATCTCAAATCAAAACCCCTACTTTAATTATTCATGCTTTGGATGATCCTTTTATGACATCAGACATTCTTCCAACCTCCAAGGAGTTATCCTCCGATATTCTCTTAGAATTAAGTCAACATGGAGGCCATGTAGGATTTATCGGTGAGAGAGGACAACATTGGCTGGAGCAACGCATCCCTAATTTTTTAATGGATTACTTTCCGCACCCTTCTTATCTACGTGAATTTGAAAAGATTAATTCATGACGTGCTGCTTAAAAAGCGAACACCCAGCATTCACGACTCATAAAACTAACACGCTTTGTTCCCCCTATTTATTTGATGAAACGGGCACTTATCCAGTTCGACTTTAGATTGCAAGACCAAATTTAGACCATTGTGTTCTATACTTAAAAAAGGAGTTTTTTTAGAGCCTAGATGATGATTAGAACAAAAATAATTAAGAGTGAGCGCTTACTTAAAATCTATGCACGCAATTACTTGTCTTTGGCCCATAATCGCGCTGATCTGGAATACTTTAAAGAATCTAAAGTGCGAATATTTTTTAGAGAATCAGAGGAAAAAATGCTGGCAGGTTTTTGCATCAAT
Encoded here:
- a CDS encoding NAD(P)(+) transhydrogenase (Re/Si-specific) subunit beta, encoding MTTLVPLFYLLSAVCFILALKGLASPASARRGNLLGIAGMIIAVGSTLMMPTTYHQPLLISLIIAGGIIGTFIAFKINMTAIPQLVAAFHSLVGMAAVLVAFCAFLSPTSFHIGVPGAIAKASLIEMSLGLIIGAITFSGSVIAFLKLQGIMSGVPIKLLGHNTINLITAVVILVLFALFLINQTLTLFSVMAGLAFLLGVLLIIPIGGADMPVVISMLNSYSGWAAAGIGFTLSNHLLVITGALVGASGAILSYIMCVGMNRSIFNVIFGGIQSSGSHSQANATNESRTVRQGNGEDAAFLLSNAKDVIIVPGYGMAVAHAQHAVKELVDALERRNIRVRFAIHPVAGRMPGHMNVLLAEANIPYDRVFEQSEINRDFTSCDVAYVIGANDITNPAAKTDPGSPIYGMPVLEVEKARNVLFVKRSLAPGYAGVENDLFYHDNTYMLFGDAKAMTESIAKALEAL
- a CDS encoding peptide chain release factor 3, with protein sequence MSDFYQDFNTRRTFAIISHPDAGKTTVTEKLLLFGGAIQLAGTVKGRKADRHATSDWMEMEKERGISITTSVMQFVHNQHVMNLLDTPGHEDFSEDTYRTLTAVDSALMVIDVAKGVEERTVKLMEVCRLRDTPIMTFINKLDREGRDPIDLLDEVESVLGIQCAPVTWPVGMGKRFKGIYHRYEDIVYLYQPGKNAQKQEAMQIKGLDNPQLDELLGESAQELREEIDLVKGASHEFNLEDYLAGKMTPVYFGSAINNFGIKELLDDYVRYAPGPQPRTAQERIVSANEDAFTGFVFKIQANMDPKHRDRIAFLRICSGAYRKGMKINHLRIGKEVQIANALTFMAGDRSHTEVALPGDIIGLHNHGTIRIGDTFTQGEQLKFTGIPNFAPELFRLVRLKDPLKSKALLKGLIELSEEGATQVFRPLNSNQLILGAVGVLQFDVVAHRLKHEYKVDCIYENVNVACARWVYSDDDKAMSEFRTKAHDYLALDGSDALMYLAPTRVNLTMAEERYPKIKFHATREH
- a CDS encoding DNA-3-methyladenine glycosylase I, with amino-acid sequence MKRCPWVGTGKPYYEEYHDKEWGVPVHDDQKHFEMLILEGAQAGLSWETILKRREAYRTAFKQFDPHAVANMSDEELNSLINDSGIIRNRLKIFSARKNAIVFLKIVQEFRAFDNYIWQFVNGSPKINYPKTLQEVPARTAESDALSKDLKKRGMSFVGSTIMYAHMQAVGLVDDHLVDCFCKNRNHGS
- a CDS encoding Maf family protein, translating into MNPKHPLKLILASASPRRLQILQEHGLAAVVMPANIEEVLQKDEEAKIYVTRLAREKAQTILSQVEVGAADFILAADTTVAYQNHILEKPRDPEDAYRMLRMLSGSSHEVYTGYALIFLPEQKWWVDCVTTRITFHSLTEQQIQNYVDSGDPFDKAGGYGIQNVYDTFVKEIKGSYYNVMGLPIEEILKKIAS
- the fghA gene encoding S-formylglutathione hydrolase — protein: MAIELIEEHYCFEGIQRVYAHQADSTDCTMRFGLFLPPQARKQSVPVVYWLSGLTCTEQNFITKAGAQRIAAQLGLALVVPDTSPRGDNLPGDQESYDFGMGAGFYVDATQSPWSKYYKMFTYVHEELPHLLQYHFPLDHQACGIFGHSMGGHGALILALTYPKQYRSVSAFAPICAPSQCPWGQKAFTGYLGDDKEQWKEYDACELILAKGWPHQAILLDQGSQDPYLKEQLKPELFQAACLKAGVELKLRMHEHYDHSYYFIASFIEDHLKYHASILHGIK
- a CDS encoding S-(hydroxymethyl)glutathione dehydrogenase/class III alcohol dehydrogenase, giving the protein MQVKAAVAYEAGKPLVIETVELEGPKKGEVLVEIKATGVCHTDAFTLSGHDPEGLFPVILGHEGAGIIVDVGEGVTSVKPGDHVIPLYTPECRQCEYCLSQKTNLCQAIRTTQGQGVMPDGTSRFSLNGKKIFHYMGTSTFANYIVLPEIAVAAIRKDAPFDKVCYIGCGVTTGLGAVIYTAKVTPGSRVVVFGLGGIGLNVIQGARMVGAEQIVGVDINPQRRVLAEKMGMTDFVNPSEISDDLVAYLVELTKGGADYSFECVGNVKLMRQALECCHKGWGVCTVVGVAGAGQEISTRPFQLITGRVWKGSAFGGARGRTDVPKIVDWYMDGKINVDDLITQVLPVEQINQAFDLMQIGQSIRTVLTF
- a CDS encoding hydrolase, producing MIIHSEFKPAWWLTNAHGQTLYRTLTHRMNAFVDSYERLELPDGDFIDLAWKVNGLNEDAPLIILLHGLGGNENSAYVSTLFNAFNQSGYRAVLMNFRGASGEPNRLPRFYHGGDTADLAFLLQVIKRREPTTKKGVVGISLGGNVLLKWLGETGAQSLIDVAVAVSVPFQSQNVVERINKGFSRVYQNHLLKKLRRVFLQKLDVVNDQLPLSQQKLYSIKTLYEFDEQITAPLHGFASASDYYLKSSSRQYLSQIKTPTLIIHALDDPFMTSDILPTSKELSSDILLELSQHGGHVGFIGERGQHWLEQRIPNFLMDYFPHPSYLREFEKINS